From Argopecten irradians isolate NY chromosome 2, Ai_NY, whole genome shotgun sequence, the proteins below share one genomic window:
- the LOC138315331 gene encoding uncharacterized protein, whose product MILPVLVLLLFADKMQSCLGTPLYEWPLGDTSGLTDVINGNDMTASGDGQCFVLGEGYPGLPGGAITLSRDSTDYVEVNLSRKAPFQDFTISILVYPEGDQSGTLFYYTKNEIEKFRINFIYTTAVVSFRDGYDNLAGLVPVENLLVADQWNHLVVQRKYINGEITIYVDGIKKIQVDDDFQDSIPIPNSGMLAVGTVPNDPDQQFVGRIACLQVFDKLLTDKPGQPDNTWNKCLSEYWEVKPSLILLPNEDQPGQHCLAEVVEDLSNLITLTSLFNEFKWQQVLERFQWQDSQRDAGYFSLVSKGTRPSVYVSALGFVNTTGVRVCSRVCLRVQGCQSFAVDRETLDGVPCYLYNYVSRDLVAGSDVAKYYGMRD is encoded by the exons ATGATACTCCCGGTGTTGGTACTCCTACTTTTTGCTG ATAAAATGCAAAGTTGTCTAGGGACTCCATTATACGAATGGCCGCTTGGCGATACTTCCGGTCTTACCGATGTTATTAACGGAAACGATATGACAGCTTCCGGTGATGGTCAATGTTTTGTACTTGGCGAAGGCTATCCTGGGCTTCCTGGAGGGGCGATAACTCTGTCGAGAGATTCAACAGATTATGTTGAAGTCAATCTATCGCGAAAAGCACCTTTCCAAGATTTCACTATATCGATTCTGGTGTATCCCGAAGGAGATCAGAGCGGGACTTTGTTTTATTACACTAAGAACGAGATTGAGAAATTTCGTATCAATTTTATTTACACGACAGCGGTTGTCTCATTTCGTGACGGCTACGACAATCTAGCTGGACTGGTTCCAGTTGAGAATCTTCTTGTGGCTGACCAGTGGAACCACCTGGTGGTCCAACGGAAGTACATCAACGGGGAGATAACTATTTATGTCGATGGGATCAAAAAGATACAAGTCGATGACGACTTTCAGGATAGCATTCCAATACCAAACTCAGGAATGTTAGCCGTGGGAACTGTTCCAAACGATCCAGACCAACAGTTTGTTGGACGAATCGCTTGTCTTCAAGTGTTTGACAAACTTCTGACGGACAAACCCGGACAACCAGACAACACCTGGAATAAGTGTCTGTCGGAGTACTGGGAAGTTAAACCATCCC TGATTCTACTACCAAATGAAGATCAACCGGGACAGCACTGCCTCGCCGAGGTCGTTGAGGACCTGTCAAATTTGATCACCCTTACTTCGCTTTTCAATGAGTTCAAATGGCAGCAAGTCCTTGAGCGTTTCCAATGGCAGGATAGTCAACGAGATGCCGGATACTTTTCTCTCGTCTCGAAAGGAACCAGACCATCGGTATATGTCAGTGCTCTTGGGTTTGTCAACACAACAGGAGTGCGCGTATGTTCGCGCGTTTGTTTACGCGTACAGGGCTGTCAGTCATTCGCTGTAGACAGAGAAACATTAGACGGTGTACCATGCTATCTCTACAACTATGTCTCGCGAGATTTGGTAGCCGGAAGTGACGTTGCAAAGTATTATGGAATGAGAGATTGA